A window of the Lysinibacillus irui genome harbors these coding sequences:
- a CDS encoding LysE/ArgO family amino acid transporter, giving the protein MEAFLHGIILAFGLILPLGVQNVFVFSQGATQPNVFKALPASVTAAICDTMLILLAVFGLSLIVLQFEWLRITLMAVGIVFLLYMGYSIWRSNPSSTTNSEALPVKKQIFFALSVSLLNPHAILDTIGVIGTSALKYSGTEQIIFTLACVLISWLWFFGLTLTGASFKKLDRSGKLMRLFNKCSAIFIWATACYLASGFL; this is encoded by the coding sequence TTGGAAGCTTTTCTTCATGGTATCATTTTAGCATTTGGTCTTATATTGCCATTAGGCGTACAAAATGTTTTTGTTTTTTCGCAAGGTGCTACACAACCAAATGTATTCAAAGCATTGCCTGCAAGTGTGACAGCAGCTATCTGTGATACAATGTTGATTTTACTAGCGGTATTCGGTTTATCATTAATTGTCCTACAATTTGAGTGGTTACGAATTACGTTAATGGCGGTTGGTATCGTGTTCTTACTTTATATGGGCTATAGTATTTGGCGTTCAAATCCGTCATCTACCACTAATAGCGAAGCACTGCCTGTAAAAAAACAAATATTCTTTGCACTCTCTGTGTCGCTCCTCAATCCACATGCGATATTAGATACAATCGGTGTTATTGGGACGAGCGCATTAAAATATAGTGGTACAGAGCAAATCATTTTTACCCTCGCCTGTGTCTTAATTTCCTGGCTGTGGTTTTTCGGACTTACTTTGACGGGAGCCTCGTTCAAAAAACTGGATCGCTCTGGAAAACTAATGCGATTATTTAATAAATGCTCTGCCATCTTTATATGGGCAACAGCCTGTTATCTTGCAAGTGGCTTCCTGTAG
- the ileS gene encoding isoleucine--tRNA ligase, whose amino-acid sequence MQVEQKKETTVERETRIRALWEQEDTFAQSVTNRAGQQPFVFYEGPPTANGLPHVGHAFGRTIKDVVARYKTMQGFFVERKAGWDTHGLPVELGVEKTLGISGKQEIENYGVERFIQACKNSVFTYEQKWRSFTEQLGYWLDMDDPYLTLSNDYIESVWHILSHVHKENRLYKGHRVSPYCPSCQTSLSSHEVAQGYKDIKDLSVTAMFKRQDHDEYFLGWTTTPWTLPANVALAMNPALKYVRVKHANNVYILAKSLVAKVFSEPIEIVSEHDGHEFAGVSYHPPFSYVKVDKGHVVVMADYVTEHSGTGIVHIAPAYGEDDYKTVQHHGLSFINVVDLKGCYTDEVPELVGRFVKDCDVDIIKMLAKKELLFAKEKYEHSYPHCWRCDSPLLYYATDSWFIKMSSLKEQLLQNNQQVTWYPGHIKDGRFGNFLENLVDWNISRNRYWGTPLNVWVCQGCGHEEAPNSIAALIKLAKGAVDEQIELHKPFIDDIVCTCPQCQGDMKRTPEVIDVWFDSGSMPFAQQHYPFEDVATFHNQFPANVVIEGIDQTRGFFYSLLAVSTLFTGKPPYKNVLSLGHVLDEHGQKMSKSKGNALEPVELIEQYGADALRWAFLVDSSPWNPKRFSKKIVLDAKSKLVDTLDHTFKFYEMYATIDGFTYDASNTGTRSHLDHWILSRLHHTIRVVTAAMDDYQFTQATREIAQLVEELSNWYIRRSRARFWANGLTVDKRGAFSTLYELLTSICQLLAPFTPFIAEDIYRQLCGKSVHLENYPICNEQLMDVRLEQEMTLVLTVVELGRSIRNSQGMKVKQPLSELIVAVNGELADYQVYNELIQDELNIKFCRWTHDFSAYELVYYKLNFKTAGAAFGSKVNQVKDYVTTLTNEEKNKLQQQGALDIVIEDQQLTLLSTHVVAESVVKEHYIKAEDSTCRVLLNVQLTESLLQEGQMRELIRTIQDARKKWQLPVEQYVSIAFNGSSEVLSIIQQHETLLQANVLVKALHYGVEWHEETSIDTALFNEKLTIFVAL is encoded by the coding sequence ATGCAGGTAGAACAAAAGAAAGAAACAACGGTTGAACGAGAAACACGGATTCGAGCTTTGTGGGAACAAGAGGATACCTTTGCACAATCCGTAACCAATCGCGCTGGACAGCAGCCATTTGTATTTTACGAAGGACCACCGACAGCAAATGGTTTACCACACGTCGGCCATGCATTTGGCAGAACAATTAAAGATGTTGTAGCTCGCTATAAAACAATGCAAGGTTTTTTCGTTGAACGAAAAGCAGGCTGGGATACACATGGATTGCCTGTGGAGTTAGGGGTAGAAAAGACATTAGGTATCTCTGGAAAACAAGAGATTGAAAATTACGGGGTAGAGCGTTTTATCCAAGCATGTAAAAATAGCGTTTTTACTTACGAACAGAAGTGGCGATCCTTTACAGAACAGCTAGGTTACTGGCTCGATATGGATGATCCTTATCTTACACTAAGTAATGATTACATCGAGTCCGTCTGGCATATTTTAAGTCATGTTCATAAGGAAAATCGTTTATATAAAGGGCATCGGGTGTCACCATATTGCCCTAGCTGTCAAACGTCCTTAAGCTCTCATGAAGTGGCACAGGGCTACAAGGATATCAAAGATTTATCTGTGACAGCCATGTTTAAGCGACAGGATCACGACGAATATTTCTTAGGCTGGACGACGACACCGTGGACTTTACCTGCCAATGTTGCTTTGGCAATGAATCCTGCACTTAAATATGTACGTGTAAAGCATGCAAATAACGTATACATCCTGGCTAAATCACTTGTAGCAAAGGTATTTTCAGAGCCTATAGAAATAGTAAGTGAGCATGATGGGCATGAGTTTGCGGGTGTTTCCTATCACCCACCATTTTCTTATGTAAAGGTCGATAAAGGGCATGTTGTTGTCATGGCAGATTATGTGACAGAGCACAGTGGTACAGGGATTGTGCATATCGCACCTGCCTATGGTGAGGACGATTATAAAACAGTTCAGCACCATGGTTTATCCTTTATTAATGTAGTGGACTTGAAAGGGTGCTATACAGATGAAGTACCAGAGCTTGTCGGGCGATTCGTGAAAGATTGTGATGTCGATATTATAAAAATGCTTGCAAAAAAAGAGCTGTTATTTGCAAAAGAAAAATATGAGCATAGCTATCCACATTGCTGGCGCTGTGATTCACCATTGTTGTATTACGCAACAGATAGCTGGTTTATCAAGATGTCATCCTTAAAGGAGCAGCTTTTACAAAATAATCAACAAGTGACATGGTATCCAGGTCATATTAAGGATGGTCGATTTGGCAACTTCCTAGAAAATTTAGTGGATTGGAACATCAGCCGAAACCGCTACTGGGGGACACCGCTCAATGTATGGGTTTGTCAGGGTTGCGGTCATGAGGAGGCTCCAAACAGTATCGCAGCATTAATAAAATTAGCCAAAGGGGCTGTTGATGAGCAAATAGAGCTTCATAAACCATTTATCGATGACATTGTCTGCACTTGTCCTCAGTGTCAGGGAGACATGAAGCGTACACCTGAAGTAATTGATGTTTGGTTTGATAGTGGCTCGATGCCATTTGCGCAGCAGCACTATCCTTTTGAAGATGTGGCGACTTTTCACAATCAATTTCCAGCAAATGTCGTTATTGAAGGGATTGACCAAACACGAGGTTTTTTCTATAGTTTATTAGCCGTATCGACCTTGTTTACAGGGAAGCCACCTTATAAAAATGTCCTATCGTTAGGGCATGTGTTAGATGAGCATGGGCAGAAGATGTCTAAAAGTAAAGGCAATGCTTTAGAACCAGTTGAATTAATCGAGCAGTATGGAGCGGATGCTTTACGCTGGGCCTTTCTAGTAGATAGCTCCCCTTGGAATCCGAAGCGCTTTTCCAAGAAAATTGTATTGGATGCGAAATCAAAGCTAGTAGATACACTTGATCATACGTTTAAATTTTATGAAATGTATGCCACAATCGATGGGTTTACGTATGATGCCTCAAATACTGGTACACGGTCACATTTAGATCATTGGATTTTGTCTCGCTTACATCACACTATCCGAGTTGTGACAGCTGCCATGGATGATTACCAATTTACGCAGGCGACTAGGGAAATTGCCCAATTGGTGGAGGAGTTAAGCAATTGGTATATTCGCCGTTCTCGTGCCAGATTTTGGGCAAATGGGCTGACTGTAGATAAACGAGGAGCATTTAGTACACTTTACGAGCTTCTAACATCTATTTGTCAATTACTAGCTCCGTTTACTCCATTTATAGCAGAAGATATTTACCGACAATTATGTGGGAAAAGTGTCCATCTTGAAAACTATCCAATATGTAACGAGCAGCTAATGGATGTGAGGCTGGAACAAGAAATGACATTGGTGTTAACAGTAGTGGAACTAGGACGTAGTATACGCAATAGCCAGGGGATGAAGGTTAAGCAACCTTTAAGTGAACTCATTGTTGCAGTAAATGGTGAGTTGGCAGATTACCAAGTCTATAATGAGCTCATTCAAGATGAGTTAAATATCAAGTTCTGTAGATGGACGCATGACTTTTCAGCCTATGAACTTGTCTATTATAAGCTGAACTTTAAAACAGCAGGAGCGGCATTTGGTTCAAAGGTGAATCAGGTAAAAGACTATGTAACGACATTAACAAATGAAGAGAAAAATAAGTTACAGCAACAAGGGGCATTAGATATCGTAATTGAAGATCAACAGCTTACATTGCTGTCAACGCATGTGGTCGCAGAATCCGTCGTGAAGGAGCATTATATAAAAGCAGAGGATAGCACTTGTCGTGTCTTGCTCAATGTACAACTAACGGAGAGCTTATTACAAGAGGGGCAAATGCGAGAATTGATCCGTACAATTCAAGATGCACGTAAAAAATGGCAGCTACCAGTGGAGCAATATGTGTCGATTGCCTTTAATGGGAGTTCGGAAGTCTTATCTATCATCCAGCAGCACGAAACTTTATTACAAGCAAATGTGTTGGTCAAAGCTCTGCATTATGGTGTGGAATGGCACGAAGAAACATCGATAGATACAGCACTGTTTAATGAAAAGCTTACAATTTTTGTTGCGCTATAA
- a CDS encoding DUF3221 domain-containing protein: protein MSKVDIRVVRDLSESKKRVMANVIQHLEQRPVKKSTRRWQYGLLAMILSVCIGLFVYLQYNDHQKQTSMIPPVLDERILELHLQKDAYMNGKNRLYRASFDSFLYLESTFAYAQSMKLIPSREQVDKELELIMEGFSNETQPTMKERLQMLQITKEDFSAKYAKPIAYKMATVNLLMEVSRVEYQNTSDPIRMWFVEQKAMNYLKQHYHKDVASLQEKYRIPEKESQMMWKRSGTVLAIKEHEFLVVSGVLDSEIGQLSVEELVKKHSNGTWFPLVDVPKTLSVGDRVEVQYSQAIGYDGSQPIIDFKDIVGLRIVEEY from the coding sequence ATGAGTAAAGTGGATATTCGTGTCGTACGGGATTTATCAGAAAGCAAAAAGCGTGTGATGGCAAATGTCATTCAGCATTTAGAACAGCGTCCTGTTAAAAAATCTACTAGACGCTGGCAATATGGGCTTTTAGCCATGATTTTGAGCGTCTGTATAGGATTGTTTGTATATTTGCAATACAATGATCATCAAAAACAAACTTCTATGATCCCACCAGTATTAGATGAACGAATTTTAGAGCTTCACTTACAAAAGGATGCTTATATGAATGGAAAAAATCGACTCTATAGGGCAAGCTTTGATAGTTTTTTATATCTTGAATCGACTTTTGCTTATGCGCAATCAATGAAGTTAATCCCCTCACGGGAGCAAGTAGATAAAGAGTTAGAACTGATTATGGAGGGTTTTAGCAATGAAACTCAGCCAACGATGAAGGAACGATTACAAATGCTGCAAATTACAAAAGAAGATTTTTCTGCAAAATATGCAAAGCCAATCGCTTATAAAATGGCTACAGTTAACTTATTAATGGAGGTAAGCAGAGTCGAATATCAAAATACAAGTGATCCAATCCGGATGTGGTTCGTTGAACAAAAAGCTATGAACTATTTAAAGCAGCACTATCATAAAGACGTTGCTTCTTTACAAGAAAAATATAGAATCCCAGAGAAGGAAAGTCAAATGATGTGGAAAAGAAGTGGAACAGTCTTAGCCATCAAGGAACATGAATTTTTAGTTGTCTCTGGCGTCTTGGATAGCGAGATTGGTCAATTATCTGTAGAGGAATTAGTGAAAAAACATAGCAATGGTACGTGGTTCCCTCTAGTGGATGTCCCGAAAACATTATCAGTTGGCGATCGTGTTGAAGTACAATATAGTCAGGCAATTGGGTATGATGGTTCTCAACCTATAATCGATTTTAAAGATATCGTGGGTTTGAGAATAGTAGAAGAATATTAA
- a CDS encoding sigma-70 family RNA polymerase sigma factor produces the protein MLLIHELEKIMEQHTERLIRLAFYYVRDLQSAEDIVQDVFIKFYDNQQNYEERGELKAYLSKLVSNRSKDYLRSWTYRRIQVQQKIAAKQTITRRDMLVRQDEQTLIENAILALPFKQREVIIHFYFEELSVVDIAQLINIPESTVKTRLRRGRELLKLQLQHVEWEVLLHE, from the coding sequence ATGTTGCTAATTCATGAACTGGAAAAAATAATGGAACAGCATACAGAGAGACTTATCCGTCTTGCCTTTTACTATGTAAGAGATTTACAAAGTGCAGAAGATATCGTTCAGGATGTCTTTATAAAGTTCTACGATAATCAGCAGAACTATGAGGAACGTGGTGAGCTTAAGGCTTATTTATCGAAATTAGTTAGTAACCGAAGTAAAGATTATTTACGAAGTTGGACTTATCGGAGAATCCAAGTACAACAAAAAATTGCTGCCAAGCAGACAATCACAAGAAGGGATATGCTTGTCCGGCAAGATGAACAAACTTTGATTGAAAATGCAATCCTAGCTCTCCCATTCAAGCAGCGTGAGGTCATTATTCATTTTTATTTTGAAGAATTGTCTGTAGTCGACATTGCGCAGCTGATAAATATTCCTGAAAGTACAGTAAAAACAAGGCTACGTCGAGGGCGAGAGTTACTAAAGCTACAACTACAGCATGTTGAATGGGAGGTGCTTCTGCATGAGTAA
- a CDS encoding Lrp/AsnC family transcriptional regulator, which translates to MDQIDTQILKQLQHNAKISMKELATTVHLSSPAVIERVKKLEEQGVIEGYHAKVNIKKMERTIQAIILFKSIDCKSLSAFCNAHPDVLECYRVAGEISYIVKLATYSVETLEEFIDAAMPYGTPSTNIVLSSMEKKVITPFTDNNFE; encoded by the coding sequence ATGGATCAAATTGATACACAAATTTTAAAGCAGTTACAGCATAATGCAAAAATTTCGATGAAGGAGTTAGCGACCACTGTCCATTTATCTTCTCCAGCTGTTATTGAACGTGTCAAAAAGCTGGAGGAACAAGGGGTAATCGAAGGGTATCATGCAAAAGTAAACATCAAAAAAATGGAGCGCACTATTCAGGCGATTATTTTATTTAAATCTATTGATTGTAAAAGTCTCTCTGCATTTTGTAATGCCCATCCCGATGTTCTTGAATGTTATCGAGTGGCAGGAGAAATTAGCTATATCGTCAAGCTAGCAACCTATTCAGTAGAAACATTAGAGGAATTTATAGATGCGGCTATGCCTTATGGTACTCCCTCTACCAATATCGTATTATCTTCAATGGAAAAAAAGGTGATTACACCATTTACTGACAATAATTTTGAATAA
- a CDS encoding DJ-1/PfpI family protein — MKKILLLLANGFEAVEASVFTDVLGWNKWEGDGTTEVVTVGLHEQLQCTWNFKVTPEKLLHEITLEDFDALAIPGGFEEAGFYEDAFSEEFQTVVRHFDERKKPIATICVASLILGNCGILQHRQATTYNHPTSKRLAQLENFGATIVNERIVQTDHLITSSNPGTAFDVAFRLLETLTSSENTMKVKDLMGFR, encoded by the coding sequence ATGAAAAAAATATTATTACTATTAGCAAATGGCTTTGAAGCGGTAGAAGCAAGTGTTTTTACAGATGTTCTTGGCTGGAATAAATGGGAAGGTGATGGTACAACTGAGGTTGTGACTGTCGGTTTGCATGAACAGCTGCAATGCACATGGAATTTTAAAGTGACTCCTGAAAAATTGCTCCACGAAATTACATTAGAGGATTTTGATGCATTAGCGATCCCTGGTGGCTTTGAGGAAGCAGGCTTTTATGAGGATGCCTTTAGTGAGGAATTTCAAACGGTTGTACGGCATTTTGACGAACGTAAAAAACCGATTGCAACGATCTGTGTTGCGTCTCTTATATTAGGAAATTGTGGTATACTCCAACATCGTCAAGCAACGACCTATAATCACCCAACGAGTAAACGTTTAGCACAACTGGAAAACTTCGGTGCAACCATTGTTAATGAGCGCATTGTACAAACAGATCATTTAATCACCTCATCAAATCCAGGAACGGCCTTTGATGTTGCCTTCCGCTTACTAGAAACCCTAACGTCTAGCGAAAATACAATGAAAGTAAAAGACTTAATGGGCTTTCGCTAA
- a CDS encoding S-layer homology domain-containing protein produces MTKRKHKLYTAATTAIAITALAVVPVSAASAFSDVSKDYAHFNSILTLHEAGIINGFPDGTFKPSLDVTRGQAAKMIAGAFDLATNLESAENPNFKDVDATSPYYNAIITLVNLGVVQGYEDDTFRPDETITRGQMAVMVAQATGLTAKGESPFTDVPQDSPFAEAVTALYEAGIAKGVTATEFGVDKNVTRGQLATFIVNALDLPVDTMPIPDEKDEQPQEEQVTEEQPTTTKDSAALEELFTKTLAKQKELKSMKATMTISQSVEANDGKETMKMDSKGNMNMEIVTEPMQFFADGTMSLTDPTSGEAINLPIKMYMTAKDGMYMYEADQQAWVKFPKQLFDDVLSQTGMQPDAAEQLEMLQSFAEDFTLNETASRYELTLKGSGEKFTELVKQQLGVMDLGMDADLEAQLGNMSFDNLTYKLLINKETFDVEEIAMDMTLSMKVEGNSIKTRQQTTIKYHDFNAVTTITIPKEVLESAKEIDLSTTETAPIGK; encoded by the coding sequence ATGACAAAGAGAAAACATAAACTTTACACAGCGGCCACAACAGCAATAGCCATTACAGCTTTAGCAGTAGTACCAGTTTCAGCTGCTAGTGCATTTTCAGATGTAAGCAAAGATTATGCACATTTTAACAGTATTTTAACACTACATGAAGCAGGCATTATTAATGGTTTTCCAGATGGCACATTTAAGCCATCACTAGACGTAACACGTGGACAAGCGGCTAAGATGATTGCAGGTGCTTTTGATCTTGCAACAAATTTAGAGAGTGCTGAAAATCCGAATTTTAAGGATGTAGACGCAACTAGCCCATATTACAACGCAATTATCACATTAGTTAATCTTGGCGTAGTACAAGGTTATGAGGATGATACATTCCGCCCAGATGAAACGATTACACGTGGTCAAATGGCAGTAATGGTGGCACAGGCAACAGGCTTAACAGCTAAAGGAGAAAGTCCATTTACAGATGTACCACAAGATAGCCCATTTGCAGAAGCCGTAACGGCATTATATGAGGCAGGTATTGCAAAAGGCGTTACTGCAACGGAATTTGGTGTAGATAAAAATGTGACTCGTGGTCAGTTAGCGACATTTATTGTGAACGCATTAGACTTACCGGTAGATACAATGCCTATACCAGATGAAAAAGATGAGCAGCCTCAAGAGGAACAGGTGACTGAAGAACAGCCTACTACAACAAAGGATAGTGCTGCACTTGAGGAATTATTTACCAAAACATTAGCTAAGCAAAAAGAGCTAAAAAGCATGAAGGCTACTATGACCATTTCACAGTCAGTAGAAGCTAACGATGGTAAGGAAACCATGAAAATGGATTCTAAAGGCAATATGAACATGGAAATTGTTACAGAGCCAATGCAGTTCTTTGCGGATGGAACAATGTCCCTAACAGATCCAACAAGTGGTGAAGCAATTAATTTACCAATTAAAATGTACATGACAGCTAAAGATGGTATGTATATGTATGAGGCAGACCAACAAGCTTGGGTAAAATTCCCGAAACAACTATTTGATGATGTACTTAGTCAAACAGGCATGCAGCCAGATGCAGCGGAGCAATTAGAGATGCTGCAATCATTTGCTGAAGACTTCACTTTAAATGAAACAGCAAGCCGCTACGAATTAACACTAAAAGGTTCAGGTGAAAAATTCACAGAGCTAGTAAAGCAACAGCTTGGTGTAATGGATTTAGGCATGGACGCTGATTTAGAGGCACAATTAGGCAATATGTCTTTTGACAATCTCACATACAAATTATTGATTAATAAAGAAACATTTGATGTAGAAGAAATTGCGATGGATATGACGTTAAGTATGAAAGTAGAAGGTAATTCGATAAAAACAAGACAGCAAACAACGATCAAATACCATGATTTCAATGCTGTAACAACGATTACCATTCCAAAAGAAGTGCTAGAAAGTGCAAAAGAAATAGATCTTAGCACAACAGAAACAGCACCTATAGGCAAATAA
- the acnA gene encoding aconitate hydratase AcnA: protein MAQGNLHNSRASFEVNGKTYNYYDLAAIEKAGVAKVSNLPYSIKVLLESVLRQYDAYVIKEEHVNELAKWGNGADPEAEVPFKPSRVVLQDFTGVPVVVDLASLRSAMKEMGGDPSKINPAIPVDLVIDHSVQVDKYGNASALQANMDLEFERNAERYNFLKWAQTAYNNFRAVPPATGIVHQVNLEYLAPVVHVNENADGTFETFPDSVVGTDSHTTMINGIGVLGWGVGGIEAEAGMLGQPSYFPIPEVIGVKLVGDLPNGTTATDLALKVTQVLRQRGVVGKFVEFFGPGVSKLPLADRATISNMAPEYGATCGYFAIDEESLNYMRLTGRDEEHIAVVEAYLKANHMFFDPTLEPVYTDVLEVNLAEIEPNLSGPKRPQDLIPLSQMRSRYKEAVVAPQGTQGFGLTEDEFAKTSVAKFAEGDVEIPTGAVAIAAITSCTNTSNPYVLIAAGLVAKKAVEKGLTVPKWVKTSLAPGSKVVTGYLEDSGLQTYLDQIGFNTVGYGCTTCIGNSGPLLPEIEDAIKANDLFVTSVLSGNRNFEGRVHPLVKANYLASPPLVVAYALAGTVDIDLQKDSFGKDKDGNEVFFADIWPSTEEVNAVLGTVVNRELFQKEYETVFTANEKWNAIETSTESLYTFDEKSTYIQNPPFFQGLAKEPEAIKGLDGLRIMAKFGDSITTDHISPAGAIGKDTPAGKYLIENGVAIRDFNSYGSRRGNHEVMMRGTFANIRIRNQVAPGTEGGFTTYWPTGEVEYIYDACMKYQEQGTGLVVLAGNDYGMGSSRDWAAKGTFLLGVKTVIAQSYERIHRSNLVMMGVLPLQFMPGESADTLGLTGKEEISVNITDNVKPREILTVTAKSEDGTVKTFQALARFDSEVEVDYYRHGGILQMVLRAKAAE, encoded by the coding sequence ATGGCACAAGGTAATTTACACAATAGCCGTGCATCATTCGAAGTGAATGGTAAAACTTACAATTACTATGACTTAGCTGCGATTGAAAAAGCTGGCGTTGCAAAAGTTTCAAACCTTCCTTACTCAATCAAAGTATTATTAGAATCTGTTTTACGTCAATATGATGCGTATGTAATTAAAGAAGAGCACGTAAACGAATTAGCAAAATGGGGCAATGGTGCTGATCCAGAAGCTGAAGTACCATTCAAACCTTCTCGCGTTGTATTACAAGACTTTACTGGTGTACCAGTAGTTGTTGACCTTGCATCTCTTCGTTCTGCAATGAAAGAAATGGGTGGAGACCCAAGCAAAATCAACCCTGCTATTCCAGTTGACCTTGTAATTGACCACTCTGTACAAGTTGACAAATATGGTAATGCATCTGCATTACAAGCAAACATGGACCTTGAATTCGAACGTAACGCTGAGCGTTATAACTTCTTAAAATGGGCTCAAACTGCTTACAATAACTTCCGTGCTGTACCACCAGCAACAGGTATCGTTCACCAAGTAAACTTAGAGTACTTAGCTCCAGTTGTACACGTTAACGAAAATGCTGATGGCACATTCGAAACATTCCCAGATTCAGTAGTTGGTACTGACTCTCATACAACAATGATCAACGGTATCGGCGTTCTTGGATGGGGTGTAGGTGGTATTGAAGCTGAAGCAGGTATGCTTGGTCAACCTTCATACTTCCCAATTCCAGAAGTTATCGGTGTTAAATTAGTTGGCGATCTTCCAAACGGAACAACTGCTACTGACTTAGCATTAAAAGTAACACAAGTATTACGTCAACGTGGCGTAGTTGGTAAATTCGTTGAGTTCTTCGGACCTGGCGTATCTAAATTACCACTAGCTGACCGTGCGACAATCTCTAACATGGCTCCTGAATATGGTGCTACATGTGGTTACTTCGCAATTGACGAAGAATCATTAAACTACATGCGTTTAACTGGTCGTGACGAAGAGCACATCGCGGTTGTTGAAGCTTACTTAAAAGCAAACCACATGTTCTTCGATCCAACATTAGAGCCAGTTTACACTGACGTATTAGAAGTAAACTTAGCTGAAATCGAACCAAACCTTTCTGGTCCAAAACGTCCACAAGACTTAATTCCACTATCTCAAATGCGTTCTCGTTACAAAGAAGCAGTAGTGGCACCACAAGGTACACAAGGTTTCGGTTTAACAGAAGATGAATTCGCAAAAACTTCTGTAGCGAAATTCGCTGAAGGCGATGTAGAAATTCCAACAGGTGCTGTTGCAATTGCTGCTATCACTTCTTGTACAAATACATCTAACCCATACGTATTAATTGCTGCGGGCTTAGTAGCGAAAAAAGCTGTAGAAAAAGGTCTAACAGTGCCTAAATGGGTAAAAACTTCTTTAGCACCAGGTTCTAAAGTTGTAACTGGTTACCTTGAAGATTCAGGTTTACAAACATACCTTGACCAAATCGGTTTCAACACTGTAGGTTACGGTTGTACAACATGTATCGGTAACTCAGGTCCATTATTACCTGAAATCGAAGATGCAATTAAAGCAAATGACTTATTCGTAACTTCAGTTCTTTCTGGTAACCGTAACTTTGAAGGTCGTGTACACCCACTTGTAAAAGCTAACTACTTAGCTTCTCCACCACTTGTTGTTGCTTATGCACTTGCTGGTACAGTGGATATCGATCTACAAAAAGATTCATTCGGTAAAGACAAAGATGGTAACGAAGTATTCTTCGCTGATATCTGGCCATCAACTGAAGAAGTTAACGCAGTATTAGGTACTGTTGTTAACCGTGAATTATTCCAAAAAGAATACGAAACTGTATTCACAGCGAACGAAAAATGGAATGCAATTGAAACATCAACTGAGTCTCTATACACATTTGATGAAAAATCAACTTACATCCAAAACCCACCATTCTTCCAAGGTCTTGCAAAAGAGCCAGAAGCTATTAAAGGCTTAGACGGCTTACGCATTATGGCGAAGTTCGGTGACTCAATCACAACTGACCATATTTCTCCAGCTGGTGCAATCGGTAAAGATACACCTGCAGGTAAATATTTAATTGAAAACGGTGTTGCAATCCGTGACTTCAACTCTTACGGTTCTCGTCGTGGTAACCACGAAGTAATGATGCGTGGTACATTTGCAAACATCCGTATCCGTAACCAAGTTGCTCCTGGTACAGAGGGTGGATTCACTACTTACTGGCCAACAGGCGAAGTAGAGTACATCTATGACGCATGTATGAAATACCAAGAGCAAGGTACTGGCTTAGTAGTACTTGCTGGTAACGACTATGGTATGGGTTCTTCTCGTGACTGGGCTGCGAAAGGTACATTCCTACTTGGCGTGAAAACTGTTATCGCACAATCTTACGAGCGTATCCACCGTTCTAACTTAGTAATGATGGGTGTTCTTCCACTTCAATTCATGCCAGGTGAATCTGCTGATACACTAGGCTTAACTGGTAAAGAAGAAATCTCTGTTAACATTACTGACAACGTAAAACCACGTGAAATCTTAACAGTAACTGCTAAATCTGAAGACGGCACAGTTAAAACTTTCCAAGCTTTAGCTCGTTTCGATTCAGAAGTAGAAGTAGACTACTACCGTCACGGTGGTATCCTACAAATGGTTCTTCGCGCAAAAGCTGCTGAGTAA